The DNA sequence GTTCGAACACCCCCTTGGGCACCAGCGCCACGCCAGCCCCGGCACTCACACAACCGACAATCGCCCCGTAACTGGCCAGGCTGACAATCGGCAGCGCCAGACCTTGACGCAACAACCAGTGCTCCAGCGCGGCGCGATACGGACAACCCTGCGGCCACATGAACACGGTTTTGTCCTGCAAATCAGCGATGCCCTGTACCGGCCCGAACGAAGTCGAAGCGATCAACAGCAACTCCTCGCGGTACATCGGCGTGCGCTTGAGCTGTGCGCGCTCGACGTCCACCGCAACGATCGCACCATCGAGACGATGGCTGACGGTATCGTCGAGCAGTTGGCCCCAGGTGCCGGTGGTCAACTCCAGCGCCACGTTCGGATAGCGCTTGTGAAATTTCGCCAGCAGGCGTGGCAGACGCCCGGTGGCCGAAGACTCAATGGCGCCGATGCGCAGCGGCCCGGACGGCTCGGCGGCAGGATCGACCGCGCGTTTGGCTTCGGCTGTCAGCGCCAGAATCTTCTCCGCGTAAGCCAGAAAGGTCTGCCCGGCAGGGCTGATCCGTAGCCCCCGCCCTTCGCGCAGAAACAGCGCCACACCCAGTTCCGCTTCCAGGGATTTGATCCGCGCGGTGATATTCGACGGCACACAAAACAGCTTTTCAGCCGCTTTGGCGATGCTGCCGAGCTCGGCCACGGTCTTGAACATGCGGATCTGCGCCAGCTCCATAATTCATCACTCTGAGTGAACGGTTTACGCAGTATAAGTCAGTTGTGGCGAATGATTTGCCACCCGGATACTCGGTGCATCAATCACCTTGGTGCCTCGCTCATGCCTTCCACTTCAGCTTTGAAAATCCTTTTGGCCATGGCCTTCGTGGTCGGTTGCTGGGCTTATTCGCCGACCGGTATCCACATCGGCCTGCAAGCCTACGAGCCCGGTCATCTGGCGCTGCTGCGGTTTCTACTGGCGTCGTTGTTGATGGCGGTGATTGCAGGCTTCAAGGGTATTCACCTGCCGCGTCTGCAGGATTTGCCGTTGTTGTTTGCGTTGGGCTTTTTTGCCGTCAGCCTGCATCACGTGGTGCTGAACATCGGCCAGCAAAGCGTCAGCGCCGGCGCGTCGAGTGTGCTGGCGCAATCGACGCCGCTGTTCAGCACGCTGCTGGCGCGGTTTGTGTTCAAGGATCGGGTCAGCGTCTGGCGCTGGGGTTGTGTGTTACTGGGGTTCGTCGGCGTGGTGATTGTGGTCAGCGGCAATCGCGGCCTCGG is a window from the Pseudomonas gozinkensis genome containing:
- a CDS encoding LysR family transcriptional regulator produces the protein MELAQIRMFKTVAELGSIAKAAEKLFCVPSNITARIKSLEAELGVALFLREGRGLRISPAGQTFLAYAEKILALTAEAKRAVDPAAEPSGPLRIGAIESSATGRLPRLLAKFHKRYPNVALELTTGTWGQLLDDTVSHRLDGAIVAVDVERAQLKRTPMYREELLLIASTSFGPVQGIADLQDKTVFMWPQGCPYRAALEHWLLRQGLALPIVSLASYGAIVGCVSAGAGVALVPKGVFEQYAKGAGCAGYEFPELTAVDNLFYWHENAGVHPAREAFVAMLREEFV